The following coding sequences are from one Saccharomyces cerevisiae S288C chromosome X, complete sequence window:
- the PRE3 gene encoding proteasome core particle subunit beta 1 (Beta 1 subunit of the 20S proteasome; responsible for cleavage after acidic residues in peptides), which translates to MNGIQVDINRLKKGEVSLGTSIMAVTFKDGVILGADSRTTTGAYIANRVTDKLTRVHDKIWCCRSGSAADTQAIADIVQYHLELYTSQYGTPSTETAASVFKELCYENKDNLTAGIIVAGYDDKNKGEVYTIPLGGSVHKLPYAIAGSGSTFIYGYCDKNFRENMSKEETVDFIKHSLSQAIKWDGSSGGVIRMVVLTAAGVERLIFYPDEYEQL; encoded by the coding sequence TATGGCCGTGACATTTAAGGATGGTGTGATACTAGGTGCTGATTCACGTACCACCACTGGTGCGTACATAGCTAACCGTGTGACAGATAAATTAACGAGAGTACATGACAAAATTTGGTGTTGTAGGTCCGGTTCTGCAGCAGACACGCAGGCGATTGCCGACATTGTTCAGTACCATTTGGAATTATATACTTCTCAATATGGTACCCCCTCCACAGAGACTGCTGCCTCGGTGTTCAAAGAATTATGTTacgaaaataaagataacCTTACTGCTGGTATAATTGTGGCTGGTTATGATGACAAAAACAAAGGGGAAGTATATACTATTCCATTGGGTGGCTCCGTCCATAAGCTGCCTTATGCGATAGCAGGATCTGGCTCTACTTTCATATATGGGTATTGTGATAAAAACTTTAGAGAAAATATGTCAAAGGAAGAAACCGTAGATTTCATAAAGCATTCGCTATCGCAAGCCATTAAATGGGACGGATCTTCCGGTGGTGTTATAAGAATGGTTGTTTTGACAGCTGCTGGTGTGGAACGTTTGATATTCTACCCTGATGAATATGAACAACTATAA